Proteins from a genomic interval of Aphelocoma coerulescens isolate FSJ_1873_10779 chromosome 24, UR_Acoe_1.0, whole genome shotgun sequence:
- the HSPB2 gene encoding heat shock protein beta-2 has protein sequence MAARTVPHAYPMSCEYEFANPSKIYDQNFGEGVSPSEILAPALYHGYYIRPRINKQLERGTSEICLNEHKFQVFLDVCQFLPDELSVRTVDNLLEVVGQHPQKADRHGFISREFTRTYILPLDVDPLLVRATLSHDGILSIVAPRTGKEVKARVNEVKITQQEQPEGKEQQSEEGKEKEKS, from the exons ATGGCCGCCCGCACCGTGCCCCACGCCTACCCCATGAGCTGCGAGTACGAGTTCGCCAACCCCAGCAAGATCTACGACCAGAACTTTGGGGAAG GTGTGTCCCCATCCGAGATTTTAGCCCCTGCCCTGTACCACGGCTACTACATCCGGCCCCGGATCAACAagcagctggagaggggcaCCTCGGAGATCTGCCTGAACGAGCACAAGTTCCAGGTGTTCCTGGACGTCTGCCAGTTCCTGCCCGACGAGCTCAGCGTCCGCACCGTGGACAACCTGCTGGAGGTGGTGGGGCAGCACCCGCAGAAGGCCGACCGCCACGGCTTCATCTCCAGGGAGTTCACCAGGACCTACATCCTGCCCCTGGACGTGGACCCCTTGCTGGTGAGGGCCACCTTGTCCCACGATGGCATCCTGAGCATTGTGGCTCCCCGGACAGGCAAGGAGGTGAAGGCCAGAGTCAACGAGGTGAAGATaacccagcaggagcagccagaggggaaagaacaacagtctgaggaaggaaaagagaaggaaaaatcctaA
- the CRYAB gene encoding alpha-crystallin B chain, whose translation MDITIHNPLIRRPFFSWLAPSRIFDQIFGEHLPESELLPVSPSFSPFLMRSPILRMPSWLETGLSEMRLDKDKFYVNLDVKHFSPEELKVKVLGDMIEIHGKHEERQDEHGFIAREFNRKYRIPDDVDPLTITSSLSLDGVLTVSAPRKQSDVPERTIPITREDKPAIAGAQRK comes from the exons ATGGATATCACCATCCACAACCCCCTGATCCGCAGGCCCTTCTTCTCTTGGTTGGCACCAAGTCGTATCTTTGACCAGATTTTTGGGGAGCACCTGCCGgagtcagagctgctgcctgtttCCCCCAGCTTCAGCCCCTTCCTGATGAGATCCCCCATCCTTCGGATGCCCAGTTGGCtagagacaggactctccgag ATGCGACTGGATAAGGACAAATTCTATGTGAACCTGGATGTGAAGCATTTCTCCCCCGAGGAGCTGAAGGTGAAGGTGCTCGGGGACATGATCGAGATCCACGGGAAGCACGAGGAGCGCCAG GACGAGCACGGCTTCATCGCCAGGGAGTTCAACAGGAAATACCGGATCCCAGACGACGTGGACCCGCTGACCATCACATCATCGCTCTCCCTGGACGGGGTGCTGACCGTGAGCGCTCCCCGCAAACAGAGCGACGTCCCCGAGCGCACCATCCCCATCACCCGCGAGGACAAACCGGCCATCGCCGGCGCCCAGAGGAAGTag
- the FDXACB1 gene encoding ferredoxin-fold anticodon-binding domain-containing protein 1: MPAGARRHQQWPLTAPHVMSERRGLRAGAMGPPLRRVLLLGEGNFSFAAALCGARGTHVVATCYESEEEAAGRGGAARSIRRLRDSGAEVVFSVDCTKLKEYFLPGKREFDRIYFNFPHCGRKAGVVKNRELLARFFHSCAEVLAEQGEVHVALCNGQGGTPADQPRREWHNSWQIVAVAAGAGFILSDVHPFKAETIHGYKCTGYRSQDKSFCVEGALNHILTRSTPPLCLTPMSCKTQLGSQKVSFQVPQVLADKINRGFLKVNSSHPVRTIKEKLSAGLSQALPLQNISSCLPLLHQGHLQGVCHSNIFWIALSPGEAPSTEETSQGLENAVWFSHFGQDTDRNVQEGCPIPKQFYLRPSLLPHAQAIIQKGAFSPGTLHVLSGPVFRQCRITPRSMPVFHEMLVVLAVRRGTENSCIQMLVDNIKTTTSSLHQAVSGVKPSISLQEATSFGTEVNDFAAFECQLGEIQHFICMGTDPDPSGSCVGVIRTAPDELKSSELVVVSVSLNLDLLAMLLCGISDWRMLWTADRRFLQQFPEGELRLFKSFSLYPPSYVHDVSFWVPDGEEFDEVAFHTLARRVSGEMVISIQLRDSFQQPGTGRRSLCYRVTFQSCDRALGCREAAEMQLRFREEMQQHLGVTLR; encoded by the exons ATGCCCGCGGGGGCCCGACGCCACCAGCAGTGGCCACTGACCGCGCCGCACGTCATGAGCGAGCGCCGGGGGCTGCGAGCCGGGGCCATGGGGCCGCCGCTCCGCCGCGTCCTGCTGCTCGGAGAGGGCAACTTCTCCTTCGCCGCGGCCCTGTGCGGGGCTCGGGGCACGCACGTCGTGGCCACTTGCTACGAGAGCGAGGAGGAGGCGGCCGGGCGCGGCGGAGCGGCGCGGAGCATCCGCCGGCTGCGGGACAGCG GAGCCGAGGTTGTGTTCTCTGTGGACTGCACCAAGCTGAAGGAGTACTTTTTACCAGGAAAACGGGAATTTGATCGTATCTATTTCAACTTCCCTCACTGTGGGAGGAAGGCTGGGGTGGTGAAGAACAGGGAGCTCCTTGCCCGCTTTTTCCATAG CTGCGCAGaagtgctggcagagcagggagaggtcCACGTGGCCCTCTGCAATGGCCAGGGTGGCACTCCTGCGGACCAGCCCAGGAGGGAGTGGCACAACAGCTGGCAAATCGTGGCTGTGGCAGCGGGAGCTGGGTTTATCTTGAGCGACGTTCACCCTTTCAAAGCAGAGACTATCCACGGATACAAATGCACAGGTTACAG GAGTCAGGATAAATCCTTCTGTGTAGAGGGTGCTTTGAACCACATTCTCACACGGAGCACACCACCCCTGTGTTTAACACCCATGAGCTGCAAGACACAACTGGGAAGCCAAAAAGTTTCTTTTCAAGTGCCACAAGTCCTCGCTGATAAAATTAATAG GGGTTTCCTCAAAGTGAATTCAAGTCATCCAGTAAGGACAATAAAGGAGAAGCTCAGTGCAGGGCTCAGCCAGGCTTTACCACTGCAGAACatcagctcctgccttcctctgcTCCACCAGGGTCACCTCCAGGGTGTTTGCCACTCCAACATCTTCTGGATCGCTCTGAGCCCAGGGGAGGCTCCAAGCACTGAGGAAACATCTCAGGGACTGGAAAACGCAGTTTGGTTTTCCCATTTTGGCCAGGACACAGATAGGAATGTCCAAGAAGGATGCCCCATTCCAAAGCAGTTTTATCTTAGGCCTTCCCTCCTGCCTCATGCTCAGGCAATAATACAAAAAGGAGCCTTTTCCCCAGGGACACTTCATGTTCTTTCTGGGCCAGTTTTCAGGCAGTGTCGGATCACTCCCCGCTCCATGCCTGTTTTCCATGAGATGCTCGTTGTGCTTGCAGTTAGGaggggcacagagaacagctgtaTCCAGATGTTGGTGGATAACATTAAAACCACCACGAGTTCTCTTCACCAGGCCGTTTCTGGCGTCAAACCCAGCATCAGCCTGCAGGAAGCAACAAGTTTTGGAACTGAGGTAAatgactttgctgcttttgaaTGTCAGCTGGGTGAAATTCAGCACTTCATCTGCATGGGGACAGACCCAGACCCCTCAGGCTCCTGCGTGGGGGTTATCAGGACAGCTCCTGATGAATTAAAAAGCAGTGAGCTGGTTGTTGTCTCGGTCTCGCTGAACCTGGACCTCCTGGCCATGCTGCTCTGTGGAATATCCGACTGGAGAATGCTCTGGACAGCGGACAGGCGCTTTCTGCAGCAGTTTCCTGAGGGAGAGTTGAGGCTTTTCAAGAGTTTTTCCCTCTATCCACCTTCCTACGTGCACGATGTCAGCTTCTGGGTTCCTGACGGGGAGGAGTTTGATGAAGTGGCTTTTCACACCCTTGCCAGGAGGGTGTCAGGTGAAATGGTCATTTCCATCCAGTTAAGGGACAGTTTCCAGCAGCCAGGGACAGGACGGAGGAGCCTGTGCTACAGGGTGACTTTCCAGTCCTGTGACAGGGCCCTGGGCTGCCGGGAGGCAGCGGAGATGCAGCTGCGTTTTCGGGAGGAAATGCAGCAACACCTGGGTGTGACCCTGAGGTAG
- the ALG9 gene encoding LOW QUALITY PROTEIN: alpha-1,2-mannosyltransferase ALG9 (The sequence of the model RefSeq protein was modified relative to this genomic sequence to represent the inferred CDS: inserted 2 bases in 1 codon), producing MAAAASAALPQPLPAGRXAAAGPALPVPGMAAKGARQRPRAGGGDAAGRRPEPAGGEEARNESSGSKAGQVWAPEGSTAFKCLISARFCAALLSNISDCDETFNYWEPTHYLIYGKGFQTWEYSPAYAIRSYAYLWLHALPAWFHARVLQTNKVLIFYFLRCFLAFLSCVCELYFYKAVCKKFGLHVSRLMLAFLVLSTGMFCASAAFLPSSFCMYTTVVAMTGWYMDKTSVAVLGVAAGALLGWPFSAALGLPIAFDLLILKKRWKSFLNWCVVSLILFLVPLVVVDSYYYGKLVVAPLNIVLYNVFTPHGPDLYGTEPWSFYFINGFLNFNVVFVLALLVLPLTCLMECLLQKFRVQNLGRPYWLTLAPMYLWILIFFSQPHKEERFLFPIYPLICLSGAVALSALQKCYHFIFQRYRLEHYTVSSNWLALGTVFLFGLLSLSRSVALFRGYHGPLDLYPEFHRIATDPSIHTVPEGRPVNVCVGKEWHRFPSSFLLPDNWQLQFILSEFRGQLPKPFARGPMATRIIPTDMNDQNKEEPSRYIDISKCHYLVDLDTATESPREPRYSSNKEEWVTIAYKPFLDASRSSRLLRAFYIPLLSEQYTWYANYTILKPRRKQARKKMGG from the exons ATGGCGGCGGCGGCTTCGGCCGCGCTCCCGCAGCCGCTCCCTGCCGGCCG GGCTGCCGCGGGCCCCGCGCTGCCCGTACCCGGCATGGCCGCCAAGGGGGCCCGGCAGCGGCCGCGGGCGGGCGGAGGGGacgcggcggggcggcggcccGAGCCCGCGGGCGGCGAGGAGGCGCGGAACGA ATCATCTGGAAGCAAAGCCGGGCAAGTTTGGGCCCCTGAAGGATCAACAGCTTTCAAGTGTCTCATCTCGGCCAGGttctgtgcagctctgctgagcaacATCTCGGACTGTGATGAGACCTTTAACTACTGGGAGCCG ACGCACTACCTCATTTATGGGAAGGGGTTTCAGACATGGGAATACTCTCCAGCCTATGCCATCCGCTCCTATGCTTACCTGTGGCTCCATGCCTTGCCAGCCTGGTTCCATGCCAGGGTTCTGCAAACCAACAAG GTTCTCATCTTCTATTTCCTGCGATGCTTCCTGGCCTTCCTGAGCTGCGTTTGTGAACTCTACTTCTACAA ggctgtgtgcaagaagtttgGGCTGCACGTGAGCAGGCTGATGTTGGCCTTCCTAGTGCTCAGCACGGGGATGTTCTGTGCTTCTGCAG CTTTCCTCCCCAGCAGTTTCTGCATGTACACCACGGTGGTTGCCATGACAGGCTGGTACATGGACAAGACctcagtggcagtgctgggggtggctgctggagccctgctgggctggccCTTCAGTGCAGCTCTGGG GCTTCCTATTGCCTTTGACTTGTTGATCCTGAAGAAGAGGTGGAAAAGTTTCCTGAACTGGTGTGTGGTGTCCTTGATCCTGTTTTTG GTGCCCTTGGTGGTGGTGGACAGCTATTACTATGGGAAGCTGGTGGTGGCACCTCTCAACATCGTTCTGTACAATGTCTTCACCCCCCACGGCCCTGATCTCTACG GTACAGAACCCTGGTCCTTCTATTTCATCAATGGCTTTCTGAATTTCAACGTGGTGTTTGTCCTGGCCCTGCTTGTGCTGCCTCTGACTTGTCTGATGGAGTGTCTGCTGCAGAAATTCCGTG tTCAGAATCTGGGCCGTCCCTACTGGCTGACCCTGGCTCCCATGTACCTCTGGATCCTGATTTTCTTCAGCCAGCCCCACAAAGAAGAGAGGTTCCTCTTCCCCATCTATCCCCTCATCTGTCTCTCTGGTGCTGTGGCTCTCTCTGCTCTTCAG AAATGTTACCACTTCATCTTCCAGCGCTACCGCCTGGAACACTACACAGTGTCCTCCAACTGGCTGGCCCTGGGGACTGTCTTCCTCTTTGGCCTTTTGTCACTGTCACGCTCTGTTGCCTTATTCAGAG GCTACCACGGGCCCCTGGACCTGTACCCAGAGTTCCACAGGATTGCCACTGACCCCAGCATTCACACGGTGCCCGAGGGGAGACCAGTCAATGTCTGTGTGGGCAAGGAGTGGCACAGGTTCCCCAGCAGCTTCCTGCTGCCAGACAA TTGGCAGCTCCAGTTCATCCTGTCGGAGTTCCGGGGCCAGCTGCCCAAACCCTTTGCCAGGGGACCCATGGCCACACGGATCATTCCCACGGACATGAATGACCAGAACAAGGAGGAGCCATCTCGATAT ATTGACATTTCCAAGTGCCACTACCTGGTGGACTTGGACACAGCAACGGAGAGCCCACGGGAACCCAGGTACTCCTCCAACAAAGAAGAGTGGGTGACCATTGCCTACAAGCCATTCCTTGATGCTTCCAG GTCCTCGCGGCTGCTGCGGGCGTTCTACATCCCCCTGCTGTCGGAGCAGTACACGTGGTACGCCAACTACACCATCCTGAAACCCCGCAGGAAGcaagccaggaaaaaaatgggaggctag